Below is a window of Humulus lupulus chromosome 2, drHumLupu1.1, whole genome shotgun sequence DNA.
accagtaatgtgtcttggccaaccagtaatgtgttttgaccgaccagtaaTGTGTCTTGACCGACtagtaatgtgttttggccgactAGTAATGTGTCTTGGTCGACTAGTAATGTGttatggccgaccagtcacttcagtAATGTGATATAGCCGACCAGTCATCTCATAGATGGGTTTCATTCGACCAGTCGTCTTAGAAATGGGTTTCATCCAACCAGTCATCTTAGAaatgggtttcatccgaccagctatgtcaaattgaaggagtagccgaccggatgtgtcagaatctcaggagttaactgcccagtgacttctttatagaatctcagtaacaacttcaaccctaATCACTCGTAACTACCGCGCAAATCTCTCAGATATGCGATTCTGACACATCCGGTCGGCTACTCCTTCAATTTGACATAGCTGGTTAGATGAAACCCATTTCTAAGATgactggtcggatgaaacccattTCTAAGACgactggtcggatgaaacccatcTATGAGATGACTGGTTTGCTATATGACATTactgaagtgactggtcggccaagacacattactggttggccaagacacattactggtcggccaaaaaCCTTACATGGTCGGTCAAATTACTTCCTGACCAGATAAATCAATTTTTTGACCattaatatcacaactccgaacaTTAATTTCAAACATTTACACTTCTGGGTCAACCCATTTATTGACAATTAATGTGCTATTCACTATCaggcattgccacttgtcacttttgattgccgtgtcattgaacaaaattttgaggataacatatatatatataaatgtatacatATATTCTTTGAATTTTGTGGGTTTTGAACGAATAATTGGTTTAGCAAAAAAATGGTTGgtagtagttttttttttctttcagtgAGAAACTTAATCCTGCTCTAGTTCCACGAGAAGAAATGGTTTTTTCTTATTTCATTCGGTGAAAGAAGATACAATTTAAAGTATTTTAGAAACCTAAAAATAGAATACTAATTGATTACAAATCTATCCTAATCAATTACAAATGATTTACTGCAATGACTAATTGATTTATAGAAATCACTAATTGATTTGGAGAATAATTCAACACAAACTTTCTATATTCGAAACAATTAATCTTGATATTCCTTGACTTTCAACATATACTTTCATTATACACACTCAGATGACTAAATCAACCGTGGGGTGTATTCTTAGACAATATTGTGAAgggttaaaaataaaaaaataaaatcgaGCTACTTTGACTTGCTCTCTCCAAATATAAATACCTCAAAGAAAACCCATCCCATTTACATCCCTGTATATTTatgaataataaatatattttcataatataattattttgagaaaaaGAACAACGGACAAGAACCAGACAACTAGAAAATCCTCGATCGACTACTCTCTCTACAGGTGCATGTAATACAAAGAACTAGTTCCCCGCTGACTTGTGCTGAAATTTATTCAACACTACATTTATATACGCACGGCCGTGATGAAACAGCTTGTAACGTGTTCATACTTGGTCATCATACtcgtaaaaataataattatataatatgcaGGCCAGCGCAACAACAAccttttatattgtttttgttttttcctCTCTATATTGCTTCATATTATACATAAAAAGATTGTATCAATGGTTCTAACTAGCTCAAATTCATACCATAAGTATAGTTGATCAAATCAGAAAGTAGCATAGATATCTATATTAATATTTTGAGTAGTTGTTAACATGTATAGATTACTTCCTCAAATAAACACTCAGATTTGTGTTTTACCTGAATCCCAATCAACGTCCCCAACATCTGAAGATCATCGTAATGAGTTTTTAAGTGAAGCAATCTTCGCTGGAGGTCTCGATCGCTTTAATTCATGCTCTTTCTATTCACCCATATTTTCATCATAACGtacgtatatatatatgttctatTTATATTTGGATAGATTAGTTATTGGTTTCTGTTGCAGATAGCTTCTGGGATCTTGAAGCTGCATTTGGACGTGTAAATGGAGTTTTTGAAACGGCTACCGGATATTGTGGAGGTACTGCAAAAAACCCTTCACACGCAGAGgtacctatatatatatttgaaaaactaaaaaaaaaagtattttataATAACACCTGGAATAAATGATTCATTTACAGGTAATTGAAGGAGGAACTGGCCATGCTGAGGCTGTGAAAGTCACATATGACAAGACAAAAATACCGTACAAATCTCTGTGTGACATGTTCTGGGAAACTCATGATTCAACCAACAGAAATTACCTCGTAAAATTCGCAAAGTTCCTTATGATTTTTCGTCAGCATTTGTTTTATGTtgattaataatgtttatattttttataatgtttCAGAACTTTGGATTAATAGGAAAGCACCACAGATCTGCCATATTTTACAAGAATGAGGAAGAGAGGAAGCCAGGTCAGGAATCAAAGATTAGAAAGCAAATGAAGCTGAACAAGAGGATTGTCACCAAAATCATTCATCTGAATAATGATTCCGAGTTTTTTCTAGCAGAAAATAGGAATCAGAAGTATTATTTGCAGCAAAGGCATTGGCTTTGCCAGAGCTTGGGCCTGAGAAGCACTGACCATTTCGTTCAGTCAAACATTGCTTGCAAACTCAATGGGTACGTACGTATTTAACACAAATCTGACTTTCACAGTCGtctcttattattattacaaatgaGGTCATCATGAGTGAGATAAGGAAAATGAGAACACAAAAATCTTAAGGGGGATTGGGGACCACGTACGGACTCACttttttcatttgttttaatTTGGAGGTCAAAGGTCCATTATAGTGCATTTCATTTTGTTGCTTCGTTTTACtttcttttttagttttttttttattttgggcaGAATCTTAGCTATGGAAGGAAAAGAAATCATAGATAGATTGAGGATATTATTGAAAACCCAGGACCTGCCAAAGGAGAGTAAGTCAGCATGTGAAGAGATTATCTTGGAATTAGAATCAAATGCAGATGATTTTGAAGATCCACGAGCCGTATAGAAAGCTACGTACTGATCAAGCAGAAAGCGTTTCCAGTACTCTTTTTAATTTTGTGGAGGGAAAAAATAAAAGCTTGGGTGAACGTgccatataaatttatattttacacATGACAATGGCAATGGCAGAAATATGTCAACCAAAAACATGGACCATGTTTAGTGCAACACAGTATACAATGGCATGCTTTTGATAGACCAGAGCTCTTTTTGGATCATGATCCGAAGTCATAGCATGTACAATACATCTCATATTTTTCCAACATTTTCTATATTCCCTTATTTCATCATATTATATGCATAGAGATTTATAATTACTCACCTTGATCAGGTGCCCAATATGGTTACTCTGGCTCATTTCTGGCTTGCTTAAAGGGCTACGAAATGGGCCTGAACAACCCCAGAGACTTGACCCAACCCATTCCATCTTTGTCGTCATCGGTCAATTAAGAATTTGAAAAGGAAATGAAGTAGAGTAATAAAGATCAATTAGAGAATGAGTaaacttcttctttctttctttctttttttctgaAAGAAAATTAAACAATAGTGTTCAGGATACAAGAaggaaattcacaaaaataccaaggtttaaaaaaaatactaaaaatatggAATCAggaaacaaatacaaaaatacaaaaaagCATAATCACAAATAcatagtttattttttttaataaaatttacaaatttataacaatacagtttttttATAACAAAACTTTCCAGATTTGTACCTAAGATTACAAGTTTGTAATAATATGTTCAAAATTTGTAAATAACATATAcaaattaaatagaaaattgtaatAGAAGATTACAGAACTGTTACAAATTATTatctatatttttataatttttgtaaaattctgtatttttttaaaaataattagagtactatgtgtaatttttcctcCAAGAAATAGAGAAAAAGATCATCCCAATCCAAACCATGACACTATTTAATCCCTACGGCAAACTCATCCAACTCATAGGGAATTGAATTAGTATCCTATGGGACATAACTAAGATGAATTTGTGGTTCTACCACACAAATTACATTTAGCAacacttaataaaaaaaaattgttaatttatttatttgtataattgaAAACACTTAAAAAGAAAGTGTTCCTAAATAATTCACacattttaagattttttttaaaaaaaaataaataataataagcaaTAGCAACACTTCTTGATAAGTGTTTTCAATTAGTATAAGCAAAATATGAAAGGTAACACTTTCTAGATAAATGTTGCCATATATATAAACCTAATTTGAACTAAACTAAACTGACATTAACTTTGGAGGATTGTAACTTCTATAAGATCTATTCATATGTATCTTTTAACATGAGCTAccaagaaaagaagaagaagaagaaaaagaaaaagaaaaaaactatccTGCCCTCTGAAAAAACACCATAGATATTAAGGTATCTTCCAAAAAATTATAGCTACAAAAGTCTTAACATTATTTTTTAGAGATTCCAAAATGACTTATACATGTTTATATAAGTTTAAATATtacacaaatattattttttcagaggtattaatgattttttaaagtCTTCTaaatttgtataaatgcttgaagaccattccaaaattCATTAGACttacgtcgtctattagttatctAACTCCTGTCAATCGTCATAACTAATTCAAgttgaaaataaattatcacaacgTGATAATCATAAATAACTACttttatttgctaataattttttttatcgccaaagcactaatttttttaaataaattatgaaatcttatgaataaattatgaaattttatgaatatatattatcaaattttatgaatatatattattgttagttatgaatgtattatgaagtttcattatataaacaaatatttaattataattattataatgttctttaataattatcaaattcttattataattttcacttgtttattttaaaaaaaataacaataaagttgtattattttaattttaagagtaaagttaacttaattacctattttatctacatatattattaaattttatgaatttataaaattaattaaataaataaatatttaattacaaatttattaatttaccattaaagattattattttaatttctacttattttataaaaaaaatattaataaatttgtatactttaaaattattattttaatttacactttataatttttttaattgatttttattaattgctttaaaattcattaattaaaaaatttaatcacactaactttaaaactattttgtaatgtttagtttttctaaatctacaaaaaaaTTAGCAGCATAACGAATGTAATCTaacatatcccaaaatttaaaatctgcataaaatGTAAAATACCAGTCTCATAGCatacatatattataaatatctaatcatattaatctaacctac
It encodes the following:
- the LOC133816307 gene encoding uncharacterized protein LOC133816307, with translation MYRLLPQINTQICVLPESQSTSPTSEDHRNEFLSEAIFAGDSFWDLEAAFGRVNGVFETATGYCGGTAKNPSHAEVIEGGTGHAEAVKVTYDKTKIPYKSLCDMFWETHDSTNRNYLNFGLIGKHHRSAIFYKNEEERKPGQESKIRKQMKLNKRIVTKIIHLNNDSEFFLAENRNQKYYLQQRHWLCQSLGLRSTDHFVQSNIACKLNGILAMEGKEIIDRLRILLKTQDLPKESKSACEEIILELESNADDFEDPRAV